The following proteins are co-located in the Paenibacillus sp. JNUCC32 genome:
- a CDS encoding histidine kinase, whose translation MKLQAAGKASKWFVYQKIVIVFIVLLLPLISMNIWLNYKGMSVTKESILNSAAAGASFYSKQLDKEMYFIRNLQLQLLNDKDLQKLSFRGSMLEDYEEVELIDQVRDRLATLMVSSEFVVSAGVYVKDVGKTISTTTGVTNTPNKEMERISSMMAVMPKPSFYRSGDRIFLIETENNGSVWSYIEISRPKLLGALSEIAKLYPESEVLLGSREGSTILTTAPAADESTEILNHILDKPDPDRSEPETGEVGGVDYFIIQNEVGSLDLSLVMYVNQNEITRPLSQFITWFYTLFILAVIVMVLYSFSVNLMIHRPLSKLVKAFHMIETDNLNILIESRTKDEFHYVFNGFNRMALKLKQSIEENYEQKIALQHSQLKQLQSQINPHFLYNSFFNVYMMCKVGDSDSAAELSQKLGSYYQYITRSSSDEVPFYTEYRHALDYCDIQGIRFSNRISYEHREFADIPQGITVPRLIIQPIVENAFEHAFEDGMEEGMLYISADYREGRLRITVEDNGNLLTNEMLQQLRGKLAMDSKHVEQTGLINVNNRLQLKYGPGSGLSVSRSVHGGLKVDLIIMIQESEEAS comes from the coding sequence ATGAAACTTCAGGCTGCGGGCAAAGCATCGAAATGGTTTGTTTATCAAAAAATCGTCATCGTATTTATCGTATTGTTACTTCCTCTCATCTCGATGAATATTTGGTTGAATTATAAGGGGATGTCCGTCACCAAGGAGTCTATCTTGAACTCCGCGGCCGCGGGTGCCTCCTTCTATTCCAAGCAGCTAGATAAAGAAATGTATTTTATTCGGAATCTGCAGCTGCAGCTGTTAAATGACAAGGATCTGCAGAAGCTTAGTTTCCGAGGCAGCATGCTTGAGGATTACGAAGAGGTGGAGCTCATCGACCAGGTCAGGGATCGGCTGGCAACCTTGATGGTTTCCAGCGAATTCGTCGTGAGTGCCGGCGTGTACGTGAAGGATGTCGGGAAAACGATCTCGACCACGACGGGGGTAACCAATACCCCGAACAAGGAAATGGAACGGATATCGTCCATGATGGCGGTCATGCCCAAGCCTTCATTCTATAGGAGCGGCGACCGGATCTTTCTGATCGAAACCGAAAACAACGGGTCTGTCTGGTCATACATCGAGATTTCCCGGCCCAAGCTGCTCGGGGCCTTAAGCGAAATCGCCAAGCTGTATCCGGAATCCGAAGTCCTTCTGGGGAGCAGGGAAGGCAGCACCATCTTGACGACGGCGCCTGCGGCCGATGAGTCAACAGAGATTTTGAATCACATCCTGGACAAGCCGGATCCGGATCGAAGTGAGCCGGAGACGGGGGAAGTGGGCGGCGTAGACTATTTTATCATTCAGAATGAAGTCGGCTCGCTGGATCTGTCCTTGGTCATGTACGTGAATCAGAATGAAATCACACGCCCCTTAAGCCAATTCATTACCTGGTTCTATACGCTGTTTATCCTTGCCGTGATTGTCATGGTGCTCTATTCGTTCTCGGTCAATCTGATGATCCACAGGCCTTTGTCCAAGCTCGTTAAAGCCTTTCATATGATCGAAACCGATAATTTGAATATCCTGATCGAGTCCAGAACCAAGGATGAGTTTCATTACGTGTTTAACGGTTTCAACCGGATGGCCTTGAAGCTTAAACAGTCGATCGAAGAAAACTATGAGCAAAAAATAGCACTGCAGCACTCGCAGCTGAAGCAGCTGCAATCCCAGATTAACCCGCATTTTTTATATAACAGCTTTTTTAATGTGTATATGATGTGCAAGGTCGGAGATTCGGATAGTGCAGCGGAGCTCTCGCAAAAGCTCGGCAGCTATTATCAGTACATCACGAGAAGCAGCTCCGACGAGGTGCCTTTTTATACGGAATACAGGCATGCTCTGGATTACTGCGACATACAGGGCATTCGCTTCTCGAACCGGATTTCATATGAGCATAGGGAATTTGCGGACATTCCCCAAGGTATCACCGTACCGAGACTTATCATTCAGCCTATCGTGGAGAATGCGTTCGAGCATGCATTCGAGGATGGCATGGAGGAAGGCATGCTGTACATTAGCGCTGATTACCGGGAGGGCAGACTGCGGATCACGGTGGAGGACAACGGGAATTTGCTTACGAATGAGATGCTGCAGCAATTACGCGGCAAGCTTGCCATGGATTCGAAGCATGTGGAGCAGACCGGATTGATCAACGTGAACAACCGGCTTCAGCTCAAGTATGGGCCCGGCAGCGGATTATCCGTCTCGCGCAGCGTCCATGGCGGTTTAAAGGTGGATTTGATCATTATGATTCAAGAATCAGAGGAGGCATCGTGA